The Mangrovibacterium diazotrophicum DNA window GTTTAGTTAGTTTTAGAAAGGGGTGTTTCGTTTGAAATATCCCTTTTTTAATACAATCACCGCCGATTTAAACCAGATTCAATAACTTGTGTTTGTATCTTTGAGTTAAGAAATTTAATCAATCAAATTAATTTATAGTTATGGAAATGTTCGATACTTTTTCCCAATTTATAAAAGGGATAGCGCTGACTTATGGTCTCAAGGCAATTGCCGCAGTGATTACTTTAGTTATAGGTCTTTGGGTTATTAAGGCAATTGTTCGTGCGCTGGCGAAAATAATGGAGAAAAAGTCTGTAGATCCTTCTCTTCGCGGGTTTATCAACAGTTTGGCCGGAATCTTATTGAAGGTAATGTTGGTCATCACCGTAATTGGAATGCTGGGTATTCAGATGACCTCCTTTGTGGCGATTCTTGGTGCTGCCGGTTTGGCCGTTGGTATGGCCTTGTCGGGAACCCTTCAGAATTTTGCCGGTGGGGTGATGATATTGATATTCAAACCCTTTAAGGTTGGAGATTTCATTGAAGCACAGGGCTACGCAGGTGTTGTGTCTGAGATCCAGATTTTCATTACCGTTTTGAAAACACCGGATAACAAAACAATCATAATTCCAAATGGTGGCCTGTCAACGGGATCGCTTATCAACTATTCTACCGAAGAAACCCGTCGTGTTGACTTTTCTTTT harbors:
- a CDS encoding mechanosensitive ion channel family protein, whose product is MEMFDTFSQFIKGIALTYGLKAIAAVITLVIGLWVIKAIVRALAKIMEKKSVDPSLRGFINSLAGILLKVMLVITVIGMLGIQMTSFVAILGAAGLAVGMALSGTLQNFAGGVMILIFKPFKVGDFIEAQGYAGVVSEIQIFITVLKTPDNKTIIIPNGGLSTGSLINYSTEETRRVDFSFGIAYGDSYDDAKALLLKLIAADERIMSTPEPFIVLGALADSSVNITVRVWVKASDYWGVFFDMNEKVYKEFDKNGLHIPFPQLDVHLDK